A part of Methanobrevibacter sp. genomic DNA contains:
- a CDS encoding AarF/ABC1/UbiB kinase family protein, whose amino-acid sequence MKVTANSRNDNIKRINEIYKVLKENDFGYLIEENTFFKRFPFLRNKKYQEEVAVLDETVPIRIRNVLEQLGPAYIKLGQMLSTRPDLVGIEIAEELQQLRDNTPVTPFDEMKPLIEEELDAPIDEIFSSIDETPIGSASIGQVYKATLKEEDMEVAIKVQKPNIQEIIESDLKIMKFLATRVDRFISSSRVYNLPAMVDEFDRSILKELNFTEELMNLQRLSANFRGVSYIKIPDAYMDYCSEKVLTMELIKGVEVTDLIKGDYPEIDKKKIANYGLKSYFKQMMIDGFFHADPHPGNLIVTEDQKLCYIDAGMMGILNDDFKEDLAELILLMISGNSSNIINQLIYMDIITTSQNTPELQDDIDSLMNLYYGAELRNMDGAMEALLNVMIKNNIVLPKEFVMIGRGIAIIEDTGKKLDPNFNAAAELKKLSRKIITNKFKPKRMSKVGINYLLQLEHLAKGLPDTIRNTATKIEDGNLEVKLRHEQINELANQLSVSLILSSMIIGSSLAIIGGAGPKIWDMSAIGLIGFVFSAVLGAFLVIEYMIERD is encoded by the coding sequence ATGAAGGTCACAGCCAACTCAAGAAACGACAACATAAAAAGAATTAATGAAATCTACAAGGTTCTTAAGGAAAACGATTTCGGATATTTAATAGAGGAGAATACCTTTTTTAAAAGATTTCCGTTCTTAAGAAATAAGAAATACCAAGAAGAAGTAGCAGTTCTAGATGAGACCGTTCCAATAAGAATACGAAACGTGTTGGAACAGTTAGGGCCGGCATATATCAAACTAGGTCAGATGTTAAGCACAAGGCCCGATTTGGTTGGAATAGAAATTGCAGAAGAACTTCAGCAACTCAGGGACAATACGCCTGTGACTCCTTTTGATGAAATGAAACCCCTGATTGAAGAGGAGCTTGACGCCCCAATAGACGAGATATTTTCAAGCATTGATGAAACGCCGATTGGATCAGCATCAATCGGCCAGGTATATAAGGCCACATTAAAAGAAGAGGACATGGAAGTTGCCATTAAAGTTCAAAAACCGAACATTCAGGAAATTATAGAATCTGACCTTAAAATAATGAAATTTTTAGCAACAAGAGTTGACAGATTCATATCGTCCTCCAGAGTTTACAACCTCCCTGCTATGGTCGACGAATTTGATCGAAGCATCCTTAAAGAGCTTAATTTCACGGAAGAACTGATGAACCTGCAAAGGCTTTCAGCAAACTTTCGGGGTGTTAGCTACATAAAAATACCCGATGCATATATGGACTACTGCTCTGAAAAGGTCCTTACTATGGAATTGATAAAGGGAGTTGAAGTCACGGATTTAATCAAGGGGGATTATCCTGAAATCGACAAGAAAAAAATAGCAAACTACGGCCTCAAGTCTTACTTTAAGCAGATGATGATTGATGGATTTTTCCATGCAGACCCGCACCCCGGCAATCTGATTGTAACCGAAGACCAGAAGCTATGCTATATCGATGCGGGAATGATGGGAATTCTGAACGATGACTTTAAGGAGGATTTGGCGGAGTTGATTCTATTGATGATAAGCGGCAACTCAAGCAACATCATCAATCAGCTAATCTACATGGACATTATCACCACATCACAGAACACCCCTGAATTGCAGGATGATATAGACAGTTTAATGAACTTATATTACGGTGCTGAACTGAGGAACATGGATGGGGCAATGGAGGCTTTGTTGAATGTAATGATTAAAAACAACATAGTCCTTCCAAAGGAATTTGTCATGATCGGCCGTGGAATAGCAATCATCGAAGACACAGGTAAGAAATTGGACCCGAACTTCAATGCCGCAGCAGAACTGAAAAAGCTATCCCGCAAAATAATCACAAACAAATTCAAGCCAAAAAGGATGAGCAAAGTCGGTATAAACTATCTGTTGCAATTGGAACATTTGGCAAAGGGTTTGCCAGACACCATCAGAAACACGGCCACTAAAATAGAGGATGGGAATCTTGAAGTAAAATTAAGACATGAACAAATCAACGAATTGGCAAATCAGTTGTCAGTATCATTAATTTTGTCATCAATGATTATAGGGTCCTCATTGGCGATTATAGGAGGGGCAGGTCCAAAAATTTGGGACATGTCAGCAATTGGACTGATTGGTTTTGTCTTTAGTGCTGTGTTAGGTGCTTTTTTAGTAATCGAGTATATGATAGAAAGAGATTAG
- a CDS encoding sister chromatid cohesion protein PDS5 has product MSRDSDDKEILKELRALTKNKENWKENIDDIAVKLNENHSITVKAKALWILGEMGLKYPAKIEGHVPDIADYLEADNPKLRERSANAMGRIGRANKDLIIPYIDKLMKLKDDESYNVRHAFIWACENIAMNAPELFCEKLEIFYQMIFDSAEKVRMEAPEMFRVIGKRNPDCVKPYLDKLEWIAENDEHPVVRIHTASAVRITKKQCPPHSKKNINFLMNIEIIY; this is encoded by the coding sequence ATGTCAAGAGATAGTGATGATAAAGAGATACTGAAAGAACTAAGAGCCTTAACAAAAAATAAGGAAAACTGGAAAGAAAATATAGATGATATTGCAGTTAAATTGAATGAAAATCATTCAATTACCGTGAAAGCAAAGGCCCTATGGATTCTTGGAGAAATGGGACTGAAATATCCTGCCAAAATAGAAGGGCATGTTCCAGATATTGCAGACTACCTGGAAGCTGACAATCCCAAATTGCGAGAAAGGTCAGCAAATGCAATGGGAAGGATAGGCCGGGCCAATAAAGATTTGATTATTCCATATATTGACAAATTAATGAAATTGAAAGATGATGAATCATACAACGTTAGACATGCATTCATCTGGGCATGTGAAAACATTGCAATGAACGCTCCGGAATTGTTTTGTGAAAAACTGGAGATTTTCTACCAAATGATATTTGATTCGGCGGAGAAAGTCAGAATGGAAGCACCGGAAATGTTTAGAGTAATTGGAAAAAGAAACCCTGATTGTGTAAAACCTTACCTGGATAAATTAGAATGGATTGCAGAAAATGATGAACATCCTGTGGTTCGTATTCACACTGCCAGTGCAGTTCGCATTACAAAAAAGCAATGCCCTCCACATTCTAAAAAAAACATAAATTTCTTAATGAACATCGAAATAATATATTAA